In Accipiter gentilis chromosome 17, bAccGen1.1, whole genome shotgun sequence, one DNA window encodes the following:
- the IMMP1L gene encoding mitochondrial inner membrane protease subunit 1, translating to MLRNALGKTFRFVGYTVQYGCIAHCAFEYLGGIVVCSGPSMEPTIQNSDIVFSENLSRHFYCIRKGDIVIVKSPNDPKSNICKRVIGLEGDKVCTSNPSDFLKSHSYVPKGHVWLEGDNLRNSTDSRCYGPVPYGLIRGRICFKIWPLNDFGFLRASPNGHRFLDD from the exons ATGCTTCGCAATGCCCTAGGAAAAACCTTTCGATTTGTTGGGTATACTGTGCAATATGGCTGCATAGCGCATTGTGCCTTTGAGTACCTTGGAGGAATTGTTGTG tgtTCTGGACCTTCAATGGAACCAACCATTCAAAATTCTGATATTGTCTTTTCGGAGAACCTTAGCCGCCACTTTTATTGCATTCGAAA aGGAGATATTGTAATTGTGAAAAGCCCAAATGACCCCAAATCAAATATCTGTAAAAGAGTAATTGGCTTGGAAGGGGATAAAGTCTGCACAAGCAACCCTTCAGATTTCCTTAAGAGTCACAGCTAT GTGCCTAAAGGACATGTTTGGTTAGAAGGTGATAATCTCAGGAATTCTACAGATTCCAGGTGCTATGGACCTGTTCCTTACGGACTGATAAGAGGACGCATTTGTTTTAag atatgGCCTctgaatgactttggatttctaCGTGCAAGCCCCAATGGCCATAGATTTCTTGATGATTAA